The Platichthys flesus chromosome 18, fPlaFle2.1, whole genome shotgun sequence genome includes a window with the following:
- the LOC133973913 gene encoding galectin-3 — protein sequence MDLVSSILSTLSLPRISILAPDPSLSSPSSPCPPSQHSDALCGSCPSYGSAPQTNSLWPTLSPSGTGFPAWPGQPAQAAPCWTGQPNSPCWTATQPAQVAVPAPFLVPAPVQTVSPAPVPTTIVPAPVLAPAQASGQPCNPCWPGTGYQPFQPPAPIQAQLPAPAPALAPAPAPAPTLIPVTAPAPAPAAAPSPHQRLPGWPAHPGWPYNPGQSGWPGQNPSMTPLHWLPPTSGSLSVPYNWNLTRGVYDKMMLTILGNVKPNAKMFTVNLLRGNDIAFHINPRFNEGGKQVFVRNHKLGEHWGSEERDLKAPFPFAPGSPFEMKILCTQEAFRVAVNNIPLFEFRHRIRELNRVDRINILHDVVLTYVNIETLP from the exons ATGGAT TtggtctcctccatcctctccaccctctctctccctcgtatCTCTATCCTCGCCCCTGacccgtctctctcttctccctcatccccctgtcctccctctcAGCATTCTGATGCTCTCTGTGGCAGCTGCCCATCCTATGGTTCTGCCCCACAGACTAACAGCCTCTGGCCCACCCTGTCTCCGTCTGGAACTGGTTTCCCTGCGTGGCCGGGACAGCCCGCCCAGGCCGCACCTTGCTGGACCGGCCAGCCAAACTCACCCTGTTGGACTGCGACACAACCAGCTCAGGTCGCCGTCCCTGCTCCTTTTTTGGTTCCCGCCCCGGTGCAAACTGTATCACCAGCTCCAGTACCAACCACCATAGTGCCAGCTCCAGTTCTAGCTCCAGCTCAAGCCTCAGGCCAGCCCTGCAATCCTTGTTGGCCAGGCACCGGGTATCAGCCTTTCCAGCCGCCAGCTCCAATTCAAGCACAGCTGCCTGCTCCTGCCCCGGCACTGGCCCCGGCTCCGGCCCCGGCTCCAACTCTAATCCCAGTTACAGCACCTGCTCccgcccctgctgctgctccaagcCCCCATCAACGTTTACCTGGTTGGCCTGCCCACCCCGGCTGGCCTTATAACCCAGGACAGTCAGGGTGGCCTGGACAGAATCCATCTATGACGCCTCTCCACTGGCTTCCACCTACATCTGGATCACTA AGTGTTCCATACAACTGGAACCTGACCCGCGGGGTGTATGACAAGATGATGCTGACCATCCTGGGCAACGTGAAACCTAATGCTAAAAT GTTCACAGTGAACCTCCTGAGGGGCAATGACATCGCCTTTCACATCAACCCTCGCTTCAACGAAGGGGGCAAACAGGTGTTTGTCCGTAACCACAAACTGGGCGAGCACTGGGGATCTGAAGAGAGGGACCTGAAGGCGCCCTTCCCTTTTGCTCCCGGGAGCCCGTTTGAG ATGAAGATCCTGTGCACTCAGGAGGCGTTCAGGGTGGCGGTGAACAACATCCCGTTGTTTGAGTTTCGACACCGCATCAGGGAGCTGAACCGGGTCGACAGAATCAACATCCTGCATGACGTCGTCCTCACCTACGTCAACATCGAGACACTTCCATAG